A region from the Colwellia sp. PAMC 21821 genome encodes:
- a CDS encoding TonB-dependent receptor, translating to MRGFGAANNLITLNGRQLPTTTGNRTFDFANIASESVSAVTVYKTSNAAVTSGGIGATIDLQTHKPLNYKETKASLGVKLVEDTSTDQGSTTPELSGIYSTTSADETFGVSISGSYQERESAMQQFSETQGYRGSEFTNTGWGGVPAGEAGGTNRPTSGIYSNPQQPRYVFEERQRERVNGQLVLQYRPVDNITATLDYTLVRNTVETQHTDASVWFNYAGDRSESVWAGEPNAYPLIYSEIYEINSDADLKDTSLTVGSWGREEKTDSIGLNIEWQVNDGLTLTLDHHDSKATMGATDPRHGTGNNIQLPSYTRTRTGVDLTGGLPGIATGDIESFNPDTMRLSGSWFANDKYASEVNQTQLNGEYFINDNLSIDFGAGVNTVNNHYRHTQVQRADWGGVGVAGDFADINWREDTILDKFQEKPGNFDGTATQSEYDLFNRIFFADFDEIVRAAEFADPFANVDTLWGDCLAPAGASAGPNGEGHFCPSSNFDADTNRFTEEKTTSLFFQFNYESEIGDMPFSAYLGLRYEKTKVDSKATAPGYSSVIWSEATSTAVTGVTGIETQVKKADYSYVLPTLNVNLEVTDDITLRTALSKTISRASYNSLQGGTSVNTGGTSSGYSGSTGNPELKPLESVNFDFSAEWYYEEGSYVSLGYFRKDVTNWITNVNVDSQIYNLPNPLDGEKFNAAVAALGSGASNQQLRTYIFENYADDPNVQPKFDEDGVLDGGTIIGDPLTDNVVTFGLNVPVNGDNEYTVDGLEFNVQHLFGDSGFGGIFNYTMVDTDLAYDNNSLADTEALQGLSDTANVVAFYDKDGFQARIAYNWRDKYLTERRINADLTAPIYTEAYSQLDFNISYEIKSVEGLTVFLEGINITDEYTKNVGRLSQLTYQLTQSGARYALGARYNF from the coding sequence CAACTACCGGTAACAGAACATTTGATTTTGCTAATATTGCCTCTGAAAGTGTTTCAGCAGTAACCGTTTATAAAACATCGAATGCAGCGGTTACCTCAGGTGGTATTGGTGCAACAATTGATTTGCAAACTCATAAACCACTAAATTATAAAGAAACAAAAGCATCGTTAGGTGTAAAACTTGTTGAAGATACCTCAACAGACCAAGGTAGTACTACACCAGAGTTAAGTGGTATTTACTCAACGACTTCCGCAGATGAAACATTTGGTGTTTCTATTTCTGGCAGCTACCAAGAACGTGAAAGTGCAATGCAACAATTTTCTGAGACTCAAGGTTACAGAGGAAGCGAATTCACAAATACAGGTTGGGGTGGTGTACCTGCTGGTGAAGCAGGTGGTACAAATAGACCAACTAGTGGCATTTATTCGAACCCTCAACAACCACGTTATGTATTTGAAGAACGTCAACGTGAACGTGTTAATGGTCAACTAGTTTTACAATATCGACCTGTAGACAACATTACTGCAACTTTAGATTATACTTTAGTACGTAACACAGTTGAAACACAGCATACTGATGCTTCGGTATGGTTCAATTATGCTGGTGATCGAAGTGAATCAGTTTGGGCAGGTGAACCTAATGCTTATCCGCTTATTTACTCTGAAATTTATGAAATTAACAGTGATGCAGACCTTAAAGATACTTCATTAACAGTTGGTTCTTGGGGACGTGAAGAAAAAACTGACTCAATCGGTTTAAATATCGAGTGGCAAGTCAATGATGGACTAACACTTACATTAGATCATCACGATTCTAAAGCTACTATGGGGGCAACTGATCCACGCCACGGTACAGGTAACAACATTCAATTACCTTCATATACTCGTACTCGTACCGGTGTTGATTTAACAGGTGGTCTACCTGGTATAGCAACAGGTGATATAGAATCATTTAATCCCGATACTATGCGTTTATCAGGTAGTTGGTTTGCGAACGATAAATACGCTTCTGAAGTTAACCAAACACAATTGAATGGTGAGTACTTTATTAACGACAACTTAAGCATTGATTTTGGTGCGGGTGTTAATACGGTTAATAACCATTATCGTCATACGCAAGTACAGCGTGCTGATTGGGGTGGTGTAGGTGTTGCAGGTGACTTTGCTGATATTAATTGGCGCGAAGATACTATCTTAGACAAGTTCCAAGAGAAGCCCGGTAACTTTGATGGTACAGCAACACAGTCAGAATATGATTTATTCAATCGTATTTTCTTTGCTGATTTTGATGAAATAGTACGCGCAGCAGAATTTGCAGATCCGTTTGCAAATGTTGATACGTTATGGGGTGATTGTTTAGCTCCAGCAGGTGCTTCAGCAGGGCCAAATGGTGAAGGTCATTTCTGTCCATCATCTAACTTTGATGCAGACACTAACCGTTTTACTGAAGAAAAAACCACATCATTATTCTTTCAATTTAATTACGAAAGCGAAATTGGCGACATGCCGTTCAGTGCATACTTAGGTCTTCGTTATGAAAAAACCAAAGTAGATTCTAAAGCAACTGCACCAGGTTATAGTAGTGTTATATGGAGTGAAGCAACTTCAACTGCTGTTACGGGTGTTACCGGTATAGAAACACAAGTTAAAAAGGCTGATTACAGTTATGTTTTACCTACTTTAAATGTTAATTTAGAAGTAACTGACGATATAACGCTAAGAACAGCATTAAGTAAAACAATTTCCCGCGCAAGCTATAACAGCTTACAAGGTGGAACATCAGTCAACACGGGCGGTACATCAAGTGGTTATTCAGGAAGTACAGGTAACCCTGAACTTAAACCTTTAGAGTCTGTTAACTTTGATTTTTCAGCTGAGTGGTATTACGAAGAAGGTAGTTATGTATCTTTAGGTTACTTTAGAAAAGACGTAACTAACTGGATAACTAATGTAAACGTAGATTCGCAAATTTATAACCTACCTAATCCATTAGATGGTGAGAAATTTAACGCTGCAGTAGCCGCTTTAGGTTCAGGAGCTTCGAATCAACAACTTCGTACTTATATATTCGAAAACTATGCTGATGATCCAAATGTACAGCCTAAATTTGATGAGGATGGTGTTTTAGATGGCGGTACTATCATTGGTGATCCACTTACCGATAACGTAGTAACATTTGGTCTTAATGTTCCTGTAAATGGTGATAACGAATATACGGTTGACGGTTTAGAGTTTAACGTTCAACACTTATTTGGTGACTCAGGTTTTGGTGGTATATTTAACTATACTATGGTTGATACCGACCTCGCATACGATAATAATTCTCTTGCTGATACTGAAGCTTTACAAGGTTTGAGTGATACAGCTAACGTTGTTGCCTTTTATGACAAAGATGGCTTCCAAGCACGTATAGCTTATAACTGGCGTGATAAGTACTTAACTGAACGTCGTATAAATGCCGATTTAACAGCGCCTATTTATACAGAAGCTTATTCTCAACTTGATTTCAATATCAGTTATGAGATTAAATCTGTTGAAGGGTTAACTGTATTTTTAGAAGGTATTAACATTACTGATGAATACACTAAAAACGTTGGCCGTTTAAGTCAACTGACTTATCAGTTAACACAATCGGGTGCTCGTTACGCTTTAGGTGCTAGATATAACTTTTAA
- a CDS encoding tryptophan halogenase family protein: MMQSEINKIVIVGGGTAGWITAGLIAAKHLAANSTSLSITVIESPNVPTIGVGEGTWPSMRETLKTIGINEADLFTYCDASFKQASKFVNWEKLPNEGVATHPLDNAYFHPFSLPTGINKLDLGTYIGEQSSLVLSPQTFSQQVCFQSILCERNLAPKQITHKAYDYVANYGYHLNATKFAELLKIHCLNKLGVQYISAHITEINNDKLGDITSLSTDKADVIEGDLFVDCSGSQSLLLGKHYNIEFCSKKSILFNDSALAVQIPYEHPDATIASSTLSTAQTAGWIWDIGLQSRRGVGHVFSSRHTSDENAKQALLHYIKQSGTTINIDDDSIRKLSFSPGYYKKFWHRNCVAVGMSAGFIEPLEASALAMVEQAAKMISEQLPTTKRTMEITAKRFNEKFTQHWQQIIEFLKLHYVLSKRTDSSYWLDNKDPLTIPQSLQNMLELWKFQSPSSYDIPHNNPLFPAASYQYVLYGMNFTTERLRVNIQNEPLMHQMLLDIQNKRQQLVKVMGANRDLIHKIKQYGLTNI; encoded by the coding sequence ATGATGCAATCAGAAATAAATAAAATAGTTATTGTTGGTGGCGGCACAGCAGGTTGGATTACTGCAGGATTAATTGCGGCTAAACATTTAGCCGCTAATTCTACTTCATTATCAATTACTGTTATTGAGTCTCCTAATGTTCCTACGATAGGAGTAGGTGAAGGTACTTGGCCTTCGATGCGTGAAACGTTAAAAACAATCGGTATTAATGAGGCAGATTTATTTACTTATTGTGATGCGAGTTTTAAACAAGCATCTAAATTTGTCAATTGGGAAAAGCTACCTAACGAGGGAGTTGCGACACATCCCTTAGATAATGCTTACTTTCATCCTTTTTCTCTCCCCACAGGTATTAATAAATTAGATTTAGGTACTTATATTGGTGAACAGTCTTCGTTAGTTTTATCACCTCAAACTTTTTCACAGCAAGTATGTTTTCAATCTATATTGTGTGAAAGAAATTTAGCGCCAAAACAAATTACGCATAAAGCTTACGATTATGTAGCTAATTATGGTTATCACTTAAATGCTACTAAATTTGCTGAACTACTTAAAATCCATTGTTTAAATAAACTGGGTGTTCAGTATATTTCAGCCCATATTACTGAAATAAATAATGATAAACTTGGTGATATTACTTCTCTAAGTACCGACAAAGCTGACGTTATTGAAGGGGATTTATTTGTTGATTGTTCAGGTTCACAATCACTCTTGTTAGGTAAGCATTATAATATTGAGTTTTGTTCAAAAAAATCTATTTTGTTTAACGACTCTGCGCTTGCTGTTCAAATACCCTATGAACACCCAGACGCAACGATTGCTTCAAGTACGCTCTCAACTGCACAAACAGCCGGTTGGATTTGGGATATAGGTTTACAATCTCGTCGTGGTGTTGGTCATGTATTTTCTAGTCGCCATACGAGTGATGAAAATGCTAAACAAGCATTACTGCATTATATCAAACAGTCGGGAACAACTATAAATATTGATGATGATTCTATAAGAAAATTATCTTTTAGCCCTGGTTACTATAAAAAGTTTTGGCATCGTAACTGTGTTGCTGTTGGCATGTCAGCAGGCTTTATTGAGCCTTTAGAAGCCTCTGCTTTAGCTATGGTTGAACAAGCCGCTAAAATGATCAGCGAACAATTACCAACAACTAAACGCACTATGGAGATAACAGCCAAACGCTTTAATGAAAAGTTTACTCAGCATTGGCAGCAAATTATTGAGTTTTTAAAATTGCACTATGTGTTATCTAAACGAACTGACTCTAGCTATTGGCTTGATAATAAGGATCCGTTAACGATCCCTCAATCTTTACAAAATATGTTGGAATTATGGAAGTTTCAATCACCATCTTCATACGATATTCCACATAATAACCCATTGTTTCCTGCGGCAAGCTACCAGTATGTTTTATATGGTATGAACTTTACAACTGAGCGATTAAGGGTAAATATTCAGAACGAGCCATTAATGCATCAAATGTTATTAGATATACAAAATAAACGACAACAATTAGTTAAAGTGATGGGGGCTAACAGAGACCTTATTCATAAAATAAAACAGTATGGTTTAACAAACATTTAA
- a CDS encoding SapC family protein: MANHVLLNNIEHKNLKINGERSAAMGDNVWYAQTFPMEFRSAQAHYPILFQKDSNTGQFMPITLFGFENEGNLFLKESKWEAAYIPLAMQRLPFYIAQQSVVKDGVNEQERVITIDLDSPKVSTDQGIDLFLEYGGNSDYLEHMANVLEALHIGLQENDDFIEAMVTCELLESVTLDIELNDGSKNQLMGFYTINEDNLNNLSQDKLIRLHNAGFLQAVYMVIASQAHIHDLVARKNAQITA, from the coding sequence ATGGCAAACCATGTACTACTAAATAATATTGAACATAAAAATTTAAAAATTAATGGTGAACGTTCAGCAGCAATGGGCGATAACGTATGGTATGCACAAACCTTTCCTATGGAGTTTAGAAGTGCCCAGGCGCATTATCCTATCTTATTTCAAAAAGACAGTAACACTGGGCAGTTTATGCCAATTACTTTGTTTGGTTTTGAAAATGAAGGTAATTTATTTTTAAAAGAAAGTAAGTGGGAAGCAGCTTATATACCATTAGCTATGCAACGACTGCCTTTTTATATAGCGCAACAGAGCGTAGTAAAAGATGGCGTAAACGAGCAAGAACGTGTTATTACCATTGACTTAGATTCCCCTAAGGTAAGTACAGATCAAGGTATAGATTTATTTTTAGAGTATGGCGGTAACAGCGATTATTTAGAACATATGGCTAATGTTTTAGAAGCATTGCATATTGGTTTACAAGAAAATGATGACTTCATAGAAGCGATGGTTACATGTGAGTTATTGGAGTCAGTGACTTTAGATATTGAATTAAATGACGGTAGTAAAAACCAGTTAATGGGCTTTTATACCATTAATGAAGATAATTTAAATAATCTATCACAAGATAAATTAATAAGATTACACAACGCAGGGTTTCTTCAAGCGGTATATATGGTGATTGCATCACAAGCACATATCCATGATTTAGTCGCACGAAAAAATGCTCAAATAACCGCTTAG
- a CDS encoding cupin-like domain-containing protein, whose amino-acid sequence MLSIKNTVKTLFDITPSNISEAILTSDEPLVLKGFGSDWLIVKAAQRSNEQAVEYLKNMEKGIAINACYLEAKEQGRIFYNDDMSGFNFQTKTQILSDVLLEILEQANCKTPKTIYIGSTSIKQILPSLVEETLASPLLSNAIYNIWLGNKSKVAAHFDFLQNLACCVVGKRRFTLFPPEQIKNLYCGPLDKAPGGQPISMVDFDQPDFDKFPKFKAAIDTAMVAELEAGDAILLPSMWFHHVEGLGDLNVLLNHWWRTSPAYMGNPTDTLHHAILSIRDLPKAQRNAWKHLFDHYVFEHDKDNFNHIINSAKSILDSPLNELQARSLRANLQNKLRR is encoded by the coding sequence ATGTTATCTATAAAAAACACAGTAAAAACGCTTTTTGATATAACGCCGAGTAATATTAGCGAAGCAATATTAACTTCTGACGAGCCTCTAGTGCTTAAAGGTTTTGGGAGTGATTGGCTTATTGTTAAAGCAGCACAACGGTCTAACGAGCAAGCGGTTGAATACCTTAAAAATATGGAAAAAGGTATTGCTATTAATGCTTGCTATTTAGAGGCTAAAGAGCAAGGGCGTATTTTTTATAATGATGATATGAGTGGTTTTAACTTTCAAACTAAAACGCAAATATTAAGTGACGTATTACTTGAAATACTCGAACAAGCTAACTGTAAAACACCTAAAACTATTTATATAGGTTCAACCAGTATTAAACAAATATTGCCTAGCCTTGTAGAAGAAACATTAGCATCGCCATTATTGTCTAACGCCATTTATAATATTTGGTTAGGTAATAAAAGTAAGGTTGCCGCACATTTCGATTTTTTACAAAACTTAGCCTGTTGTGTAGTAGGTAAAAGGCGTTTTACTTTATTTCCACCCGAGCAAATAAAAAATCTATATTGTGGGCCATTAGACAAAGCGCCCGGTGGTCAGCCAATAAGTATGGTTGACTTTGATCAACCTGACTTTGATAAATTCCCTAAATTTAAAGCCGCTATCGATACCGCTATGGTTGCAGAACTCGAAGCAGGTGATGCTATTTTATTGCCTAGTATGTGGTTTCATCATGTAGAAGGGTTGGGTGATCTTAATGTACTCCTCAACCATTGGTGGAGAACAAGCCCAGCCTATATGGGTAATCCTACCGATACACTTCATCATGCCATATTGAGTATTAGAGATTTACCTAAAGCACAGCGTAATGCATGGAAGCATTTATTTGACCATTATGTTTTTGAGCATGATAAAGATAACTTTAATCATATTATAAACAGTGCAAAAAGCATTCTTGACAGCCCGTTAAACGAATTGCAAGCGCGAAGCTTAAGAGCCAATTTACAAAACAAATTAAGACGTTAG
- a CDS encoding tryptophan halogenase family protein: protein MNSSAIKNVVIAGGGTAGWMAAAAFGKLLGKNLNITLVESDLIPTVGVGEATIPTLHIFHDLLKIKEADVMKATNATFKLGISFENWRDVNQDYIHSFGYLGQGCWAAGFQHFWVKGKQQGMVSEIGDYCPEHLASRRGKFAVVPKQDRNYAYHLDAGLYAKFLRTMAEEHGVQRVEGKINQVNVNEENGFIQSIALDNSKIIEGDLFIDCTGFKGLLIEQALHTGYEDWSHWLPCDSAIAVQTKIQNKTVPYTRSIAHKAGWQWQIPLQNRMGNGVVFCSKHLSDEDAKALLLSNIEGELLNEPRVIKFKTGSRRKHWNKNCVAVGLSSGFIEPLESTSIHLIQQSIIRLMQNLPSKNMEQANIDDFNNKMRFEIDNIRDFIVLHYHVTQRADSPFWRYCKNMEIPETLKQRIDLFIENGNAYKTERELFGETSWIQVMIGQGLMPKYYHQIVNMMSDTELKSFLDNIKMTIERRVNSFPDHNEFIKNYCKSTVA, encoded by the coding sequence ATGAATTCATCAGCAATTAAGAATGTGGTTATTGCCGGCGGTGGCACGGCAGGATGGATGGCTGCGGCAGCATTTGGTAAGTTGTTAGGTAAAAATTTAAATATTACCTTAGTGGAGTCAGACCTTATTCCTACGGTTGGTGTAGGTGAAGCCACTATTCCTACATTACACATATTTCATGACCTTTTGAAAATTAAAGAAGCTGATGTAATGAAAGCAACTAACGCCACTTTTAAGTTAGGTATTTCTTTTGAAAATTGGCGCGATGTAAATCAAGACTACATTCATTCTTTTGGTTATTTAGGCCAAGGTTGCTGGGCGGCAGGTTTTCAGCATTTTTGGGTTAAAGGAAAACAGCAAGGCATGGTTAGTGAAATAGGTGACTATTGTCCTGAACATTTAGCAAGTAGGCGTGGTAAATTTGCTGTTGTACCGAAACAAGACCGTAATTATGCTTATCACCTTGATGCTGGGTTATACGCTAAATTCTTAAGAACTATGGCTGAAGAACATGGTGTTCAACGTGTTGAAGGTAAAATTAATCAAGTTAACGTTAATGAAGAAAACGGTTTTATTCAATCAATAGCATTAGATAACTCCAAGATTATTGAAGGCGACTTATTCATCGATTGTACTGGTTTTAAGGGATTGTTGATTGAACAAGCCTTACACACAGGCTACGAAGATTGGAGCCATTGGTTACCATGCGATAGTGCTATTGCAGTGCAAACCAAAATACAAAATAAAACAGTACCATATACTCGTTCAATTGCTCATAAAGCAGGTTGGCAATGGCAAATACCTTTACAAAATAGAATGGGTAACGGTGTGGTATTTTGTAGTAAGCATCTATCAGACGAAGACGCTAAAGCATTACTACTGAGTAACATAGAAGGTGAGTTGCTTAACGAGCCTCGCGTTATTAAATTTAAAACTGGCTCACGTCGCAAACATTGGAACAAAAACTGTGTTGCTGTTGGGCTTTCTAGTGGGTTTATTGAGCCCCTTGAGTCAACGAGTATTCACTTAATTCAACAAAGTATCATTCGCTTAATGCAAAACTTGCCTTCAAAAAATATGGAGCAAGCAAATATTGACGATTTTAATAACAAAATGCGTTTTGAAATAGACAATATTAGAGACTTTATCGTGTTGCATTATCATGTGACACAACGTGCGGATAGTCCCTTTTGGCGTTACTGCAAAAATATGGAAATACCTGAAACCTTAAAGCAGCGTATTGATTTATTTATAGAAAACGGTAACGCTTATAAAACTGAACGCGAGCTTTTTGGCGAAACCTCTTGGATTCAAGTGATGATAGGACAAGGTCTAATGCCTAAGTATTATCACCAAATCGTCAATATGATGTCTGATACAGAATTAAAAAGCTTTTTAGATAACATAAAAATGACCATTGAACGCCGTGTAAATAGTTTTCCTGATCATAATGAATTCATTAAAAATTATTGTAAATCAACGGTAGCTTAA
- a CDS encoding DUF6445 family protein, with the protein MIKVNRQATFSIEYIGQDKTPIIIFDNYIENVEDLVNEIVENGQFKPDEISHYPGNRSAIPKSLIVSYLKPLMDVLYRVYKVPNNLLPAPKDNCFSLISTKPKELSAMQSWPHFDTPNPNLIAIIHYINKNEHGGTAFFKHNKSGLDRIDNQTIETYLKHADNYFTSLNTNAFDYCDEQHSEFTCYKKIAYKPNRLIIFPGQLLHSSLVNTDTDLSSNPEEGRLTANMFIEFN; encoded by the coding sequence ATGATTAAGGTTAATCGTCAAGCAACATTTAGCATTGAATATATTGGACAAGATAAAACGCCAATAATTATTTTTGATAATTATATCGAAAACGTTGAAGACTTAGTTAATGAAATTGTTGAAAATGGCCAATTTAAACCAGATGAAATAAGCCATTATCCTGGGAATCGGTCAGCAATCCCTAAATCCCTTATCGTTAGCTATTTAAAACCATTGATGGACGTTTTATACCGAGTGTATAAAGTGCCAAATAATTTACTACCGGCTCCAAAAGACAATTGTTTTTCACTTATATCAACGAAACCTAAAGAACTTTCGGCAATGCAATCTTGGCCGCATTTTGATACACCTAATCCTAATCTTATTGCTATTATTCATTACATAAATAAGAATGAGCATGGTGGTACCGCTTTTTTTAAACATAATAAAAGTGGCTTAGATCGTATTGATAATCAAACTATAGAAACTTACTTAAAACATGCTGATAACTATTTTACTTCATTAAATACAAATGCTTTTGACTACTGCGATGAACAACATAGTGAATTTACTTGTTATAAAAAAATAGCCTACAAACCAAATCGCTTAATTATATTTCCGGGACAATTACTGCATTCAAGCTTAGTGAATACTGACACGGATCTTAGTTCAAATCCTGAAGAAGGGCGCCTTACTGCTAACATGTTTATTGAATTTAATTGA
- a CDS encoding Gfo/Idh/MocA family oxidoreductase: MKKTNEKTQIITRRKFIGNSITGLAVLGLSTLSFSGLVAAKKGNNKKLGIALVGLGNYAESQLAPALLETENCYLAGIVTGTKSKETQWQQKYNIPDKNVYNYDNFDDIAHNDDIDIVYVVLPNSMHAEYSIRAAKAGKHVISEKPMAVSVAECQQVIDACKNQGVKLGIGYRLHYEPHNLEMMRLGQNQVYGKVNSMQANFSFKMGDLSQWRADKKYSGGGPLMDIGLYCIQGAIYTLGELPISVSARDTTVNRAAWKTVEGSLEWTFKFKSGAVVNSVSSYEQDYQDSLVATADKGKFGLGPAYMYDGLKGFTPEGNMPFNTVYEQVLQMDSFATSVLNNTDVLVPGEMGMRDMYIVETIYQSMQQGGKELSLADMPNILHKV; the protein is encoded by the coding sequence ATGAAAAAAACAAACGAAAAAACACAAATAATTACCAGACGTAAATTTATAGGAAACTCTATCACAGGTCTTGCTGTATTAGGATTATCTACCCTTTCCTTCTCTGGTTTAGTTGCGGCAAAAAAAGGGAATAACAAAAAACTTGGTATTGCACTTGTTGGATTGGGAAATTATGCCGAAAGCCAATTAGCACCAGCACTGCTTGAAACAGAAAACTGTTATCTTGCAGGTATTGTCACAGGTACAAAATCTAAAGAAACACAGTGGCAGCAAAAGTATAATATTCCAGATAAAAATGTTTATAACTACGATAATTTTGACGACATTGCCCACAACGACGATATCGATATTGTTTATGTCGTGTTGCCAAACTCAATGCATGCCGAATATTCAATTCGCGCTGCTAAAGCAGGTAAACATGTTATTAGTGAAAAACCAATGGCTGTATCAGTAGCTGAGTGCCAACAAGTTATTGATGCTTGTAAAAATCAAGGAGTAAAGCTAGGTATTGGTTACCGTTTACATTACGAACCACATAATCTTGAAATGATGCGTCTTGGTCAAAATCAAGTGTATGGCAAAGTTAACTCCATGCAGGCAAATTTTAGCTTTAAAATGGGAGATCTATCGCAGTGGCGTGCTGATAAAAAATATTCTGGTGGCGGACCGTTAATGGATATAGGCCTTTATTGTATTCAAGGTGCTATTTATACCCTAGGTGAATTACCTATTAGCGTTAGCGCTAGAGATACAACAGTTAATAGAGCTGCATGGAAAACAGTAGAAGGCTCCTTAGAATGGACATTCAAATTTAAGTCGGGTGCGGTTGTTAATTCTGTAAGCAGTTACGAGCAGGACTATCAGGATAGTTTGGTTGCGACAGCCGACAAAGGTAAGTTCGGACTAGGTCCCGCTTATATGTATGACGGCCTTAAAGGCTTTACACCAGAAGGTAATATGCCGTTCAACACAGTTTATGAGCAAGTGCTACAAATGGACTCCTTTGCCACTAGTGTATTAAACAATACCGATGTCTTGGTGCCGGGTGAAATGGGAATGCGAGATATGTATATTGTTGAAACGATTTACCAATCGATGCAACAAGGTGGGAAAGAGTTATCACTTGCGGATATGCCGAATATACTGCACAAGGTTTAA
- a CDS encoding putative quinol monooxygenase, translating to MFAVIVKITIKPEHKKKFIDAMFDDARGSVQNEENCLLFNIVQDQDDPNLLHLYEVYKDAAAFEEHTKTPHFVRWVETTKNWLAKPLDISTGTHLFPSDDCWKKQS from the coding sequence ATGTTTGCTGTAATTGTAAAAATTACTATTAAGCCAGAACATAAAAAAAAGTTTATTGACGCCATGTTTGATGATGCTCGCGGTTCAGTGCAAAATGAAGAAAATTGCCTCCTCTTTAATATCGTTCAAGACCAGGACGACCCTAACCTTCTTCATCTTTACGAGGTATATAAAGATGCAGCGGCCTTTGAAGAACACACCAAAACACCTCACTTTGTCCGCTGGGTTGAAACAACAAAGAATTGGTTAGCAAAACCACTTGATATATCCACAGGTACTCACCTATTTCCAAGTGATGATTGCTGGAAAAAACAAAGTTAA
- a CDS encoding MBL fold metallo-hydrolase gives MKKMSILIAVLAVVILIACTTSTSVDAVYSNSRERAEDPTANRSALTSGISILKRSLFQEREGTTPDKKFVKALTRAELDALDATSVYLVKLGHSSILMKVYGKYWLIDPMFSERASPVSFIGPKRFEPVAIALEDLPQVEKVFISHNHYDHLDNDTIDFLATANSNTQFYVPEGVDENLISMGVAEANVNALSWWQEIEFTDEASKFTVAFTPSNHFSGRTLWDKNDTLWGSWVFLLGEYKVYFSGDSGYFDGFKAIGDKYGPFDVSLMENGAYNELWKTIHMFPAETVQAHQDLNAKVLIPIHNSTFSLAFHDWDEPLNQILKISQEKQVMLSTPRFGEVIDLKSPLSIEHWWML, from the coding sequence ATGAAAAAAATGAGTATTTTAATCGCTGTATTAGCGGTAGTTATTCTTATTGCTTGTACAACTTCAACATCGGTTGATGCGGTTTACTCTAATTCTAGGGAAAGAGCTGAAGATCCAACAGCTAATAGATCAGCTTTAACATCAGGGATTTCTATTCTTAAACGATCTTTATTTCAAGAACGTGAAGGTACAACACCAGATAAAAAATTCGTAAAAGCGTTAACAAGAGCCGAATTAGATGCGCTTGACGCTACAAGTGTGTATTTAGTTAAGCTAGGACATTCTTCTATTTTAATGAAGGTTTATGGTAAATATTGGTTGATTGACCCTATGTTTAGCGAACGTGCATCGCCTGTTTCTTTTATAGGACCAAAACGTTTTGAACCTGTAGCAATAGCGCTTGAAGACTTACCTCAAGTAGAAAAAGTGTTTATTTCGCATAACCATTATGATCATTTAGATAACGATACGATTGATTTTTTAGCGACTGCTAACAGCAATACACAATTTTATGTACCAGAAGGTGTTGACGAAAATTTAATCAGCATGGGTGTAGCTGAAGCGAATGTTAACGCGTTAAGTTGGTGGCAAGAAATAGAGTTTACAGACGAAGCTAGTAAATTTACTGTCGCATTTACACCATCTAACCATTTTTCAGGGCGAACCTTGTGGGACAAAAACGATACATTGTGGGGATCTTGGGTATTTTTATTAGGTGAATATAAAGTGTATTTTAGTGGAGATTCTGGCTACTTTGATGGTTTTAAAGCCATAGGAGATAAGTATGGGCCTTTTGATGTTAGCTTAATGGAAAATGGTGCTTACAATGAGCTTTGGAAAACTATTCATATGTTTCCTGCTGAAACCGTTCAAGCTCATCAAGACCTCAATGCGAAAGTGTTAATACCTATTCATAATAGTACCTTTAGTTTAGCATTTCACGATTGGGACGAACCTTTAAATCAAATTTTAAAAATATCTCAAGAAAAACAAGTGATGTTAAGTACACCAAGGTTTGGCGAAGTCATAGATTTGAAAAGTCCTTTATCTATAGAACATTGGTGGATGCTCTAA